Proteins encoded in a region of the Sulfurimonas marina genome:
- a CDS encoding TRAP transporter large permease, translated as MIALIMFLVALALLLFGIPVAFAFGAVAMIFAFFTPDVGFEVFNILPFRIYGIMSNSTLMAVPLFIMMGLILEKSGMAEKLLLSMSSLFKGVRGGLGVSVVLVGAILAASTGIVSASVVMMSVIALPLMLKAGYNKSLAGGTIASSGTLGQIIPPSIILIVLGDVMSVSVGELFMGAVLPGLVLVGLYIVYILIRAFINKEDAPALVSEEKVSVFELLYAIIPPLLLMVAVLGSIFAGIASPTESAAFGVLGGFILATINKTLSKKMVKYALYETMKLSGMIFMILIGATAFSLVFNELGGTDLILEFFSEDIGDVWVFIAIAMLSIFILGFFIDFIEISFIIVPILVPVMHAFGIDPIWFAILIALNLQASFLTPPFGLSLFFLKGAAKDSITTMQIYKGVIPFILLQLVALALVILFPDLVFAFI; from the coding sequence ATGATAGCACTGATAATGTTTTTAGTAGCTCTTGCTCTTTTACTTTTTGGAATCCCGGTAGCATTTGCATTTGGTGCAGTTGCCATGATCTTTGCTTTTTTTACACCTGATGTAGGATTTGAAGTCTTTAACATCTTGCCGTTTAGAATTTATGGGATTATGAGTAACTCTACTTTGATGGCTGTCCCGCTATTTATAATGATGGGACTTATTTTAGAGAAATCAGGTATGGCTGAAAAGCTTTTACTCTCAATGTCTTCACTTTTTAAGGGTGTACGCGGTGGACTTGGAGTGAGTGTCGTACTGGTTGGAGCTATTCTTGCGGCATCAACGGGGATCGTCTCTGCAAGTGTTGTTATGATGAGTGTGATCGCATTACCATTAATGCTAAAAGCAGGGTACAATAAATCTCTTGCTGGCGGTACGATCGCTTCAAGTGGGACACTCGGTCAGATTATCCCTCCATCTATCATCTTGATTGTCCTTGGTGATGTGATGAGTGTGAGTGTGGGTGAGTTATTTATGGGTGCCGTATTACCGGGACTTGTACTAGTTGGGCTCTATATAGTTTATATTTTAATTCGCGCATTTATTAACAAAGAAGATGCTCCGGCCCTTGTGAGTGAAGAGAAAGTTTCTGTTTTTGAACTTTTATATGCCATTATCCCGCCGCTTCTTTTAATGGTAGCTGTTCTTGGAAGTATTTTTGCCGGAATCGCATCACCTACTGAATCGGCAGCTTTTGGAGTATTGGGTGGTTTTATTTTAGCTACGATAAATAAAACACTTAGTAAAAAAATGGTCAAGTATGCACTTTATGAGACGATGAAGTTAAGTGGTATGATTTTTATGATTTTAATAGGTGCAACCGCTTTTTCATTGGTTTTTAACGAACTTGGCGGAACTGATCTGATATTGGAATTTTTCTCTGAGGATATTGGAGATGTTTGGGTCTTTATAGCGATTGCAATGCTGAGTATTTTTATACTTGGATTTTTTATAGACTTTATAGAGATCAGCTTTATTATTGTCCCTATACTTGTCCCTGTTATGCATGCTTTTGGAATTGATCCTATCTGGTTTGCAATTTTAATAGCACTCAATCTGCAGGCTTCATTTTTAACGCCGCCGTTTGGACTAAGTCTTTTCTTTTTAAAAGGGGCGGCAAAAGATAGTATTACAACTATGCAAATCTATAAAGGGGTTATACCTTTTATTTTACTACAGTTGGTAGCTTTGGCTCTCGTGATCCTTTTCCCTGATTTGGTGTTTGCTTTTATTTAA
- a CDS encoding HIT family protein — MEDILYAPWRDEYVTNEKIEGCVFCHISTNSQDDEKLHVVYRDEHCFIVMNRYPYTPGHFMIIPHYHTDKLEDLESDVWLHITALAQKGVRLLKEGLGAHGVNLGMNLGKAGGAGIAEHIHLHLVPRWERDTNFITSIANNRVYSTDFEKIYRKIKKLSQEYI, encoded by the coding sequence GTGGAAGATATCTTATATGCACCTTGGCGTGATGAATACGTAACAAACGAAAAGATCGAAGGGTGTGTGTTTTGCCATATAAGCACAAATTCCCAAGATGATGAAAAACTCCATGTAGTATATCGTGACGAACATTGTTTTATAGTTATGAATAGGTATCCTTATACACCTGGACATTTCATGATTATTCCTCATTATCATACAGATAAGTTAGAAGATTTAGAGAGTGATGTTTGGCTCCATATAACAGCTTTAGCACAAAAAGGTGTAAGACTCTTAAAAGAGGGTCTCGGTGCTCATGGTGTCAACCTTGGTATGAATTTAGGGAAAGCTGGCGGAGCAGGGATAGCAGAACATATACACTTACATTTAGTGCCACGTTGGGAGCGAGATACTAACTTTATAACTTCGATCGCAAACAACCGTGTATACTCTACGGATTTTGAAAAGATTTATAGGAAAATCAAAAAACTATCACAAGAGTATATTTAA
- a CDS encoding TRAP transporter small permease subunit, whose protein sequence is MKFIDTLTKYISYFTAFIMASLVVLVVYDATLRYLFSEGSTALQELQWHFFDVVILLSIAYTLKHNAHVRVDIFYDKFSRKTQLMVNLLAYVLFILPFAFLIIYISLGFVEMSFVQNEASSDPGGLPYRWIVKSLIPIAFGLVVLQALKELVTDIQEWRSL, encoded by the coding sequence ATGAAGTTTATTGACACTCTAACAAAGTATATCTCATACTTTACCGCTTTTATTATGGCTTCGCTTGTAGTACTTGTAGTGTATGATGCAACTCTGAGATATCTTTTCTCGGAAGGCTCAACGGCACTTCAAGAGTTGCAGTGGCATTTTTTTGATGTGGTAATACTACTGAGCATCGCTTATACACTTAAACACAATGCCCATGTGCGGGTAGATATCTTTTATGATAAATTCTCTCGTAAAACACAATTAATGGTCAATCTTTTGGCCTATGTTTTATTTATCCTCCCTTTTGCATTTTTAATCATCTATATCTCTCTTGGGTTTGTTGAGATGAGTTTTGTACAAAATGAAGCTTCAAGTGATCCTGGAGGTCTGCCGTATAGATGGATCGTAAAATCTTTGATCCCTATAGCATTTGGACTAGTGGTATTGCAAGCACTAAAAGAGTTAGTCACTGATATACAAGAGTGGAGAAGTTTATGA